Within the Deltaproteobacteria bacterium genome, the region GGATATCCGACTCGCCATCGACGCGGTGGAGGACGTCTTCCACTACCCCTTCGTGACCATGCAGGTGGTCATCGGGGGCGACAGCGACTTTTCCAACCTCGCGCAAAAACTGAGGACTCGCGGGCGTTACGTCGTCGGCATCGGGGCCAAGAACTCTTCCAACATCTACTGGATCAAGGCGTGCAACGAGTTCAAGTACTACCACACCCTGATGGAGGGCGCGGGCGCGACGACCGACGAAGAGACGCCGACGGAGTCCGGGGAGACGCCGACGCCCGCCAATCGCGACGACGCCAAGGACCTGCTACTGCGCGCCGTGCGGCGTCTCGCGCGCAGTCGTGACGACGGCCGCGTGTCGATTTACACCGTCCGTCCCATGATGGTGCGACTCGACCCGTCCTTCGACGAGGGCAACTACGGGTACAAGACCTTCACGCAGTTCGTCGAGGAGTGCCACGACGTCGTGGAAATCCAGAAGGATGAAGACGGCGGACCCTTCGTCGCGCCGATCTCCGTCGAGTCCGCGGTCACGACCTCGGAGCAGGACACGTCGAATATGGATTTGGAGTCGATCTACCGAAACGCGCTGCGCCAGATCAACTACCGGCTCGACACGCCGCCCGAGCGCATCCGAGGTTTCGAGACGCTCCACGACCTCCTGCAATCCAAGGGACCGATCGAAGACGTCGAAGCGGTCAAGGAGATGCTGCTCGAGCGCTACGCCGACGCGGGCAATCCCATCAGCCCCGAACAAGCCCAGAATATCTGGGACATGGGTTTCAAGGCGAACCTCTACTACTTCCAGGAGTATCCGTATCGCTCCATCGTCCTCAACGAACGCGTCCCCAACCTGGCCGCCGTCATGCGCCGGGCGGACCTTTCGGTCATCAAGCGCCTTGTCAGCAAGAGCCCCGTCCAGCCCCTGAATCCCGACGCGGTCGCGAAACTCCTCTACGGACCCGAACACGAGAAGCTCGACTACGTGAAAGAACTGATCGGTGAAGCCGTCGCGATGGCCTGAACCGCGCGCTTTCGATGGCGAAACTCGCGGGCGTCGATTCGCTTGGGGCTCTTTCGGGGAATTTCCTTATGGGGTAAAACGCAACGCGATTCGAGGGTTGTGGAATTTCTCCGTTCGTCCGATATGATACAGGGATTCCCCTCTTCCGGGACGTTGGGTGCCGCCGACCATGCGAGATGATCTTTCCGCGGCCTCGCGAGACAACCAGAAGGAAACCGTAACCGCCCGTTCGGGGTCGGAGCCGGTGCCTTCGGATCAGTTCTCGCAGGTCTCGAGAACGGTCGAATTCATCGAAGAATTGGTCGTCATCGTCGGAGAGGACGCACGGATTCGCTACGTCAACGAGGCCTTCGTCCGCTCCACGGGCTTTGCAAAGTCCGAGGTCATCGGGGAGCCGGCCACGCTGCTTCGTCTCGAGGAAACGCCCGAGGAACTCGACGTGGCCCGCCGGCTGGCCGAGGACGGAGAATGGCAAGGCCGCTTTCAGGCGAGACGAAAGTCCGGCGAGGCTTTTCCGGTCAGTTGTCGTGTCATCGGTGCGGTGAACGATCACGGTGATCCCAGCGGGATCTTTATCATCGCGTCCGACGATTCGCGCTTGACCGCCGCGGAGTCCGCGGCGCACCGGGCGAACGAAGAACTGCAACAGCGGCTCGACGAGATCGCGCGTCTGCGCAAACTCGACGGCCAGCACCTGCAGGATCTCGAAACGGCGAACGAATTTCTCCAGCAGGCGAATCTCGAAGCCGAACTCGCGAACAAGGCCAAGTCCGAGTTCCTCGCGAACATGAGTCACGAAATCCGCACGCCGATGAACGGCATCATCGGCATGACCATTCTCGCGCTCGGCACCGAACTCACCGACGAGCAGCACGAGTATCTGACGATCATCAAGAGCTCCGCCGACAGCCTGCTCAAGATCATCAACGACATCCTCGACTTCTCGAAGGTCGAGGCCGGAAAACTGGAGCTCGAAACGATCGAGTTCGATCTGCTCGAGGTCGTCGAGGACGTCGTCGCGGGGATGGCGATTCTCGCTGCCGAACGTCGCCTTGAATTGATCGACACCGTTGCGCCGCGCTCGCCCCGATTTCTCGTCGGCGATCCCAATCGCATCCGGCAGATCCTCTCGAACCTGCTGTCGAACGCGATCAAGTTCACCCCGGAAGGCGAGATCGAGCTCTCGGTGGAATTCGTCCAGGACCTCGGCGATGAAGTCCTTCTGAAGTTTTCCGTTCGAGATACCGGCATCGGCATTCCCCCGGAGCGTCAGAAAGCAATTTTCGAATCCTTCACGCAGGCCGATGGTTCGATCACCCGAAGGTACGGCGGCACGGGGCTGGGTCTGACGATTTGCCGCCAGCTCACGCATCTGATGCACGGCGAAATCGCGTACACCAGCGAAGTCGCCAAGGGCAGCACGTTCACGGTGACCCTGCCGCTGCGCAGGACGGCGAGTGCGACCGCCGAGATCGCCGGCGTGATCCCGCAGATCCAGGGAACCCGCGTGCTCGTCGTCGATCGCAATGCGAGCAGCCGCCTCGCCGTCAGCCGCCTCCTCGACGCGGTCGGATGCGTTGCCCACGGGGCGCAGGCGACGATCGAGGCGATCTCCTTGCTCAAGAAGGCCGCTTCGACCGGCAAACCGTATCAGGTGATCCTTCTCGATCTGCGCCAGACCGAGCCCGCGCCTGAGGAATTCGTCGGCATGGTGCTCGGCGCCGACAATCTGCGCGAAACCCGGATCGTCGTTCACACGAGCAGTTGCCGCGACAACGACCGCGAAAACATGGCCGCGCTCGGGTGCGTCGAATTTCTGATGAAGCCCGCGAAACAGCAGCGATTGCTGGGCGCCATCGCCGAAGCGATTGGAGTTGCCGCGCCGTCGGGAACGCGGGAATCGGCGTGGACCGAACTCGCCGACGAATCGGCTGCGGACCGGCACGTCCTGCTCGCGGAAGACAACGCGGTGAATCAGAAGGTGGCGTCGAAGTTCCTCAAGAAATTCGGCTATCACGTCACCGTGGTTTCCGACGGACGCGAGGTGCTCGACACAATCTTCACGCACCCCTTCGACGCGGTGCTGATGGACGTCCACATGCCGGTTCTCGACGGACTCGAGGCGACCGCCGAGATCCGTCGTCAGGAAACGCAGCGGGGATCGGCGCGGATCCCGATCATCGCGCTGACCGCCACGGCGATGAAGGGCGATCGTGAGCGGTGCATCGACGCCGGGATGGACGACTACGTCGCGAAACCGATTCAGCCCGACGAACTGAAGGCCGTTCTCGCTCGTTGGGTGACGAAATAATCCGGGATTCCCCGTCGCGCGCCGTGCCCCTTGCTCCCTGCACGAAGTTGGATATGATGCCGCGCGCCGCGCGTCCGGATCGACGCGCCGTGAGGTTCGCATGTCCCGATACCTGATTGCGCCGTCCATTCTCTCCGCCGATTTCGCCCGTCTGGGCGAGGAAATCAGCGCGGTCGAGTCGGTCGGGGCGGACTGGATCCACGTCGATGTGATGGACGGGCACTTCGTCCCGAATATCACCATCGGACCGCCGGTGGTCGCCTCGGTGCGCAAGGTCACGCGGCTTCCGCTGGACGTTCATCTGATGATCGAAAACGTCGACCGATTTGTCCCGGCGTTCGCCGAGGCGGGCGCGGACTGGATCAGCGTCCACGTCGAGACGGGATACCACCTGCACCGGACGATCCAGCTCATCCGCTCGCTCGGCAAGAAAGCGGGCGTGGTCCTGAATCCCGCGACGCCGGTCTCCGTGATCGAGCCGGTGCTGCGTTTCATCGACTACGTTCTCGTCATGACCGTGAACCCGGGCTTCGGCGGGCAGAAATTCATCGAGGGATCCCTGGATCGCATTCGCGAGGTCCGCGACCGGATGGACCGCGCGGGGCGTTCCATATTAGTAGAGGCGGACGGCGGGATCGGACCCGACAACATCGGCGATGTCGCCGCGGCGGGGTGCGATGCGTTCGTCGCCGGTTCGGCGATCTTCCACACCCAGGACTACCGCGCAACGGTGGACCGGATGCGCGCCGAACTCGCCCGGATCGAGGCGAACGAGGCCGTTGCCCCGGCGCTATCGATCTAGTTCGCGCCGACTGACAGCTGGACGGAGATTCGCGCCCGGTGCGACTCTCCAATTTACGGGATGTGGCTCAGCCTGGTAGAGCACCTGCTTCGGGAGCAGGGGGTCGCTGGTTCAAATCCAGTCATCCCGACTCATTCCTCAAGGCTCGCAAGTGTTTGAACTTGCGAGCCTTTTCGTTGAATCTGGACGTCGGATATTCGGCCTCGGGTGAGCCGTTGAGCAAAGAATTGACCAAAAACGGCTCATTTTGACCCTCAGATAACTTCTCGACGGGCTTTGCGACGAGCGTTTCGACAGCTTCTGAACCATTCTCCGGGAGATAGTGGGCTTAGCTATTCTGTCCCCCTCTGAAGGCGAGACACCGGAAAGTGGGTAGAATCGAGCCGCCGCGTCCGGCGCGCCGGGCCGTCAGAGCCCAGGGTGCGTCCGGCAGGCGGCGTTCGCCCACGGGAGGTGTTCTTTGCCGAGACCGAGCAAGTTTACGGATGAGCAGAAGTACGAGATCGAGATGGAGCTGATTTCCGGGAGGTCGTCGCTCGGGGACGCGACGCCCATGGCGAGACTCTGCCCTGCGACAATTTTCCGATCCGCGCCGAGCGCGCGTGCATCGGCTGCGGCTGCGTTCACGGCGCAGGGGAGCCGCGCGGTTTCGCGACGATCCTCGCGGAAGCGGATCGCATTTTCACATCGGCCCGTTCGAACTGATTTCGACCGCATCGAACTTGCACTTTCGCGCGGCGCGTCTATCGTGACGCGGGACTCATTGCGCCTTGCGCTCCATGCAATTTCGAGGTGACGCGTGCATCCCCTGCTGGAACTTTCGGGTCTCGAACTCGCGCGGAAAATCCGCGAACGCGAGACAACCTCCGCGGAAGTCGTCGCGACGCATATCGATCACGCCCGGAGCGTGAATCCCGTCATCAACGCCGTGGTGGCCGACCGATTCGACGCAGCGATGGATGAAGCGCGTGAAGCGGATCGGACGCTCGCCAAGATAGGGCCGGAGCGCGTACCGACCTATCACGGCGTCCCCTGCACGATCAAAGAGGCCTTTCGGCTTACGGGCATGCCGAACACGTCGGGCCTGTATCGGCGAAAAGGAATTGTCGCGGACAGCGACGCGATCACCGTGAAGCGCATGCGCGGCGCCGGCGCGATCCCGATGGGCGTGACGAATATCCCCGAACTGTGCATGTGGATGGAAACGAACAACACGATCTACGGACGCACGCGCAATCCGTACAACGCCGCGCACATCGTCGGCGGCAGTTCCGGCGGCGAGGGCGCGATCATCGGCTCGGGCGCGTCGCCCTTCGGTCTCGGCGCGGATATCGGCGGCTCGATCCGCATGCCGTCGTTTTTCAACGGCGTTTTCGGCCACAAGTGCTCCGGTGGGCTGATTCCGAACATCGGCCAGCACCCCGTGCCCCGAGGCATCTCCAATATGTATCTCTCCACGGGACCGATCTGCCGCCGCGCCGAGGACCTGTGGCCGCTCGTGAACATCATGAAAGGTCCCGCGCCGGGCGACGCGTGGTGCCGCGAGATGCCGCTCGGCGATCCCGCGGGCGTCGATTGGAAATCGCTGCGCATCCTGAACGTCGTGGACAACTCGGGCATTCGCGTCAGCATGGACCTTCAGGTCGCACAGAAGAACGCCGTGGAGCACTTCCGGCGGCTTGGCGCGACAATCACGACGATGCGTTTCCACCGCATGAAGCAGGCGTTCATGATCTGGTCGTCGATGCTCGCGGCCTCCGGCGAGGACAGCTTCGCCTCCAGCATGGGTGAAGGCCGCGAGATCCCGCGCCTGTGGGAACTCATGAAGTGGTGCGTCGGCGCGAGCGAACACACGATCCCGGCGATCGTACTGGCGATCATGGAGATCTTTCCGAAGTTCACACCGAAGCGCGCCGAGCGGTTCATCGATGAGGGCCGCATCCTGCGCGAGGAACTGGAGGAGGCCATCGGCCCGAACGGCCTGATGTTCTTCCCCTCGCACGCCTACCCTGCGCCGAAGCACAACATGCCGCTCGTGCGCCCGTTCAACTGGGTCTACACGGCAGTCCTGAACGTCATGACCTTCCCGGTCACGCAGGTCCCGCTCGGGCTGAACCATCACCACCTGCCGCTGGGGATGCAGGTCGCGTCGGTGCCGGGCAACGACCACCTGACGGTCGCCGCCGCGCTGGAACTGGAGCGCGCGTTCGGCGGATGGGTGCCGCCGGACGAATGAGATCATGCGACGTTGCGATGTCCGTGCCGCAAGCGACAGCGCGCGGGCAATGCGACGACGCGACGCCCGCGCCGCAAGCGACAACGCGCGGGCAATTCGCCAAGGACACGCCCGCGCACTTTCGTCCCTCGGATGCACTCGGGACTTCGTTTGCGGCACTGACGAACAAACGCGTGAACGCTGCGACGGTGCGATGTCTGTGCCGCAAGCGACAGCGCGCGGGCATTGCTTCTTCCGTCGCGGGCGAGGGCGCCCGCGCCACATTTCAGGTCAGTTGCAGACGACGCCCTGCACGGGCAGGAATGATGGGAACGGCGTCCTCGCCTCCTCGAGATCGGCGAGGGTACGGATCTCCGCGGCCGCCTCGATGGCGCTCCAGACCTCGCGCACCTTCTCGTCGTCGTGTGCCTGCTTCATGGCGTCGAGCGAACCCCATTGGAAAATTTCGATATAGGTTCCGTCTTCCATCGACTTGAGGAACAGCGGCGGGCGCAGCGTGACGTAGCCTTGCTGGCGAAGCGTCGGCACGTGGCGCTTGAGCGCCATCTTGAGTTCCATCTCCTTGCCCTCACGCGGCTTGTACACCGCGAACACGATCTCTCCGGCCATCGGCATTCCCCCTCGTGATTCCAGTTCAACATACGACCGAGCGGCGGCGATTCAAACCGTCGCACGTTTCGAACGCCATGATGTGGCGCAGGGCGAGTCCCCTGTCCCGCACAGCCGAGGGCGGCTGTGCCACATGACCCGCCGGGGTTCAGGCTCCAGCGTGTGGAACAGGCGCCCCCGCCTGTTCTGGGTTCTCACACCGCCTTGCCCCGTCCGCGCGTTTCACCGCACAATGCCTTCTCGGAAATCCCATGACGAAACGACTCTTTCTCCTTTTTCTCGACGGTGCGGATTACGCTTTCACCCGGTCGTTTCTCGACGCGGGGGCGATGCCGAACCTGGCCGCGCTCGCGCGCGGCGGAACGATTGCGCCGCTCGCCACGTCGTTTCCCGCCGAATCGCCCGTTGCCTTCGCCGAGGTGCTGACCGGCTGCAACCCCGGCAAGCACGGCATCTTCGACTTTCTGCACCGCGACGCGGCGACGCGCATGCCCGCCGTTTCGCTCTTTGAGCGCACCGACGAGGGCTTTCGCAACGCGATCGCCGCGCCGACGTTGTGCGAGCCGCTCGCGCGCGCCGCGGTGCGCAGCGCGCTCATCCGCGTACCGGGCGCGTTTCCGCCGCCGCCCGGGGCCGATCTCGTCGTCGGCGGGCTCGGCGTGCCCGACGCGGGCGGCTCGTGGGGTCTCGCGCAGGTGTTCAGCCGCGATGGCGGCGCGGGCGATCTGTTCGGAACGCGCGAGCGCGCGTGGCGGCGCGACGGCGAGAGTTTGATGCTCGATATCGAATCGCCGCACGGCGGCATCGTCACGCAGCGGCTGCGTCTCGCGGGCGGATCGTGGTGGTGGAACACGACGGAGCTTCCCTTCGGGCGCTTCGGCCCGTGGCTCGCGGTGGATTCATCGGGCGGGCGCGGCCTCGCGGCGGCGCACGTCTCGGGCAGCGTGGACGACCCCGTCATCGCGCTCACGCCCGTCTGGGCGCGTTTTGACGACGAGCCCCTCGGCGCGGTGCATCCCCACGTCTGGGCCCGCGACCGCGCTGCGCGCATTCCGCCGACGCCCGCCGCCGGGTGGCCCGAACCGAATATGCTGCATGCGCGCGGGCGGGTTTCGTTCGAGGCGTTTTACGATCTCTCCGCGCGGTGCGCCGCCGACTTCGAGTCGATGACCTTCGACGTGCTCGCCGATCCCGCGTACGACCTCGTGATCGCCAATCACGAACTCTTCGATCGCACGGCGCACGCGGGGTTCGGCGACACCGCGAGTCCCGAGGTTGCCGCCGCGCTCGCGGGCGTGCTCGTGCGTTTCGACGCGTTTGTCGGCGCGGTGCGCGCGCACTTTCCCGACGCCGACGTGTGGGTGGCGAGCGATCACGGGTTTGCGCCGTGGCGGCGGCGCGTCAACCTGAATCGCTGGCTGCTCGAAAACGGCTATCTCGCGGCCGACGCGTCGGTTGTGGACCCGGATCTCGCCTCGCTTCAAGGCGGTGTGTTTTGGGCGGGGGTCGATTGGTCGCGCACGCGAGCCTATGCGATGGGGCTCTCCAAGATCTACCTGAACCTCGAAGGCCGCGAGCCGGACGGCATCGTCGCGCCCGGCAAGCCCGCGCGCGAACTCACCACCGAACTCATCGCAAAGCTCACCGCGTGGCGCGATCCGGCCACGGGCGCTCCGGTGATTCGCCGCGTGCTCGAATCGAAGCGGCTCTATTGGGGCCACGCGATGGACCGGGCGGGCGACCTCGTCGTGTGTTACGAACCTGGCTACCGCACGGACTGGGTTTCGTCTCTCGGGGGGCTCGGCACGCCGGCGCTCGCCGACAACGATACGCAATGGCGCGGCGATCACTGCGGCGTCGATCCCGAACTCATCCCCGGAATTCTGATCTTACCGCGCGCTATCGACACACCGAATCCTTGCCTGCGCGATTTGGCCCCCTCGATCCTGCGTCATTTCGGCGCCGCATCCGTTGAGGCAATGGATGGGCGCGTTCTCTGGAGCGAAGATTGAGTTTTCTTGAAACGAAGACCGTGATCCGTTTCGACTGCCGCCACTACATCGGCGAAAAGCCCTGTCGGTTTCGGAGGCTCTGCGACGGGTGCGGCGAATACAGCCCGATGGGTGCGCGCGTCCTGGTCATCAAGCTCGCGGCGATGGGCGATGTGATCCGCACAACGCCGATCGTCGAGCCCATTCGCGCGCGCCACGGCGCCTGCCACCTCACTTGGGTCGTCGATGCCATTACCGCGCCGCTGCTCGACGGCATCGACGGCATCGACCGCGTGGTCGAGATGAGTCCGACGAATACCGCCATTCTCGCCGCACGGGAGTGGGACGAAGTCTATTGCCTGGACAAGGAGCCACGCGCCATCGCGCTGGCCGCACGCATTCGAGCCGAAACGAAAAGGGGTTTCACGATGACGCCGTGGGGCACGCTGGGGATCTGCGGCCCCGAAGCCGAATACGCCCTGCGCCTCGGCCTCGACGATCCGCTGAAGTTCCTGGAAAATACGAAGACGTATCAGGAGATCATCTTCGAGGCCGTGGGGTTTGCGTTTCGCGACCAACCCGTTCGCATCGGCGTGACCGACGTCGAACGCGAAACCGCCGCCGCCTACCTCGCCTCGCTCGGTCCCGGTCCGTACGTCGGCGTCAACACCGGCGCGGGGCCGGTCTTCGCCACGAAACGCCTGTCGGAGCGGCAGACGGCGGACCTGATGCGCGCGATTCACGTCGACACCGGCATGACGCCGATCGTGCTGGGCGGGCGCGACGAGACCGAGCGCAACGCGCGGATCGTCGCCGAGGCCGCCGTCGGGATCGACGCGCGAACGCACCACACCGTGCGTGAATTCGCGGCGATCGTCGGCAACATGCGCGCCATCGTGTGCGCCGACACCCTCGCCATGCACCTCGCCGTGGCGCAGGGCGTCCCCGTTGTCGCGCTCTTCGGCCCCACTTGCCCGCAGGAGGTGCATCTGTACGGCCGAGGCGAGAAGATCGTCTCCGCGCCGTGGTGCGCACCGTGTTACAAAGGACGGTGCGATCATCACACGTGCATGAACGAGATCGAAACGGATCCGGTCGTCGCGGCACTGCGGCGATGGATCGACTGACAAGGCGAACGGCGGGCACATTGGAATCGGGGGAATCGTCGGTTATGATTCGCGCCCCAAAAGCGAAAACGGTTAGGAACGGATGAGAGAACGGGCGGGCAAATCGCGGCGCGTGGTCGTCAAGCTCGGGTCGAACGTGCTGGCGGGACCCCAGGACGGCCTCGACGTCGCCGTCGTCGCGGGACTCGCGCGCGAAATCCACGCCGCGCGCGCGGCCGGGCGCGAGATCGTCGTCGTCACCTCGGGCGCGGTGCTGGCCGGGCGGCGGAAGCTCGGCATCGCGCCCGCCTCGCCGCTCGATCTCGACGTCGCCGTCAAGCAGGCCATCGCCGCGGTCGGGCAGGTCGAGATCATGCGCTTTTGGCAGAGCATCTTCGACTGGTACGGCATCGCGGTGGGGCAGATTCTCGTGACCCGCGACATCGTCTCGGTACGCAGTCGCTTCATCGCCGCCCGCCACACGCTACGCCAGCTACTCGATCTGGACGTCATCCCCATCGTCAACGAAAACGACAGCGTGGCGAGCGAGGAGATCCAGCTCGGCGACAACGACAACCTCTCGGCCATCGTGGCCGGGGCGGTGGACGCCGACCTGCTCGTGCTGCTCACCGATTGCGACGGCCTGTACTCCAAGGACCCGCGAACGAACCACGACGCCCGGCTGATCGATTTCGTCGCGCTCGACGACGACGGCCGCGATTTCCGCGCCGGCGACAGCGCCTCGGGCGTGGGACTCGGCGGCATGGGCACGAAGGTCGCCTCGGCGCGGCTCGCCGCGCGCACCGGAGCCGTGACCGTGATCGCGAACGGCAAGACCCAGGGCACGCTGACCCGCGTGCTCGCCGGCGAATCGGTCGGGACGATCTTCGAACCGAGCGAAACGCCGCTGCGCGCGCGAAAGCGCTGGCTGCTCTTTCAGGACCAGCCCGAGGGCGTGCTCGTCGTGGACGCGGGGGCGGTCGCGGCGCTGTGCGAGCGGGGCAAGAGCCTGCTCCCCGGCGGCGTCGCCGAGGTCATCGGCGACTTCGATCGCGGCGGCGTGGTCGAGATCCGCGACGCCGGCGGGCGCGCGATCGCGCGCGGGCTCGCCACCTACTCCGCGGACGAGATCCGCGCGATTCGCGGGCGGCGCACCGACGCCATCGCCGACGCGCTCGGCTTCAAGCTCAAGGACGAGGTCGTCCATCGCGACGACATGACCCTGCTGGAGATGCCATGACGGACACCGAAGCCCGCCGCGCGGCGATTGTGCATGCCGCAAGAATGGCGCGCGACGCCGCTGCGCTCGTCGCCATCGCCGACACCGAGCGCAAAAACGCGGCGCTGCGAGCCATGGCGCGCGGGCTGGTCGATCGATGCGGCGAGATCCTCGCGGCCAACGCCCGTGACGTGGAGGCCGCCCGGGAGGGTGGGCTCGCCGATGCGATGATCGACCGGCTCGCGCTCACCGAAGCGCGCGTGCGTGCGATCGCCGACGGCGTGCTCGAGGTCGCCGCCCTGCCCGATCCCGTCGGCGAGATCTCGCAGCTTCGCCGCCGTCCCAACGGCCTGCTCGTGGGGCGAATGCGCATCCCCCTCGGCGTTGTTGCCATCATCTACGAAGCGCGCCCGGGCGTCGCCGCCGACGCCGCCGCGCTGTGCCTCAAATCGGGAAACGCGGTCGTCCTGCGCGGCGGGTCCGACGCCGCACGCAGCAACGCGGTGATCGGCGAGGTCCTGTCGCAGGCCGTCGCGGGCGCGGGGCTGCCGCCGCAGGCCGTCACCGTCATCAACGACACCGGCCGCGACTCCATCGCGTGGCTCGTACAGGTCGAGGACGCCGTCGATCTGGCGATCCCGCGAGGCGGCGAGGGCCTGATCCGCTTTGTCACCGAAAACGCCCGCGTGCCCGTGCTCAAGCACTACAAGGGCGTGTGCCACCTCTACGTGGACGAGTGGGCCGACGGGCAAATCGCCGTGGATCTCGCGGTCAACGGCAAGACGCAGCGCCCCGGCGTGTGCAACGCGCTCGAAACGATCCTGTTCCACGAGCGCGTCGCGGGCGAACTCCTGCCGCGCGTTTGCGGGGCGCTCGCGGAAATGGGCGTGGAGATTCGCGGGTGCGAAAAAACGCGCGCCCTCTTTCCCGCCGCCGTCTCCGCGACGGACGAGGACTGGGCGACGGAATATTTGGGCCTCATCGTCTCCGTGCGCGTCGTCGCCGACATGGACGAAGCGATCCGCCACATCCGGCTTTTCGGTTCCGGGCACACCGAAGCCATCGCCACCGCCCACCACACGCGCGCGATGGACTTCCTGCGTCGCGTCGATTCGTCCACGGTGCTCGTCAACGCATCCACGCGCTTCGCCGATGGCCAGCAGCTCGGCCTGGGCGCGGAGATCGGCATCTCGACGTCGAAGATGCACGCCTACGGGCCCATGGGCCTCGAAGGGCTGACCACGCAGAAATTCATCGTGTTCGGGGATGGCCAGATCCGCACCTGAATGGCGCGGCGGCGAGAGAAAAGACGAAGGCCGCAACCTGCAAGCGCCGGTGGAAGGGTCGAAACAGCCGGTCTTTGGTGAGACTCGTTCGATTCCTTCCGGTCGTACGCCGAAGTCGCGGTCCCCGCGAGTTTCCGTATCGTCCGTCAATTGTGTTATCGGCCTTCCCCACCGGAACTTGAACTTTTCGCGCACAAGAGCTAAGCGAAACGTTGGCGGCGGAACATTCCGTTCGGTCGGTGAGGTGCGGCATGCGCGGACGCAAGGGTTTTTCGGTCATCCTGCTCGTTTTCACGGCGCTGGCATTCGCGATCGGCGCGTCGGCGGACGAGGCCGCGGTGCGCGTCGAGATCGCGGCCGAG harbors:
- a CDS encoding NYN domain-containing protein, with product MTIESPERSPSAERIAVYWDFENIHNGVQLRNAPLPSRVGFREPERLANVKVIMDYLNSLGNVVINRAYANWTMLRQYRFVLMEHSIDLVQLFPRGSHAKNGADIRLAIDAVEDVFHYPFVTMQVVIGGDSDFSNLAQKLRTRGRYVVGIGAKNSSNIYWIKACNEFKYYHTLMEGAGATTDEETPTESGETPTPANRDDAKDLLLRAVRRLARSRDDGRVSIYTVRPMMVRLDPSFDEGNYGYKTFTQFVEECHDVVEIQKDEDGGPFVAPISVESAVTTSEQDTSNMDLESIYRNALRQINYRLDTPPERIRGFETLHDLLQSKGPIEDVEAVKEMLLERYADAGNPISPEQAQNIWDMGFKANLYYFQEYPYRSIVLNERVPNLAAVMRRADLSVIKRLVSKSPVQPLNPDAVAKLLYGPEHEKLDYVKELIGEAVAMA
- a CDS encoding response regulator, which gives rise to MPSDQFSQVSRTVEFIEELVVIVGEDARIRYVNEAFVRSTGFAKSEVIGEPATLLRLEETPEELDVARRLAEDGEWQGRFQARRKSGEAFPVSCRVIGAVNDHGDPSGIFIIASDDSRLTAAESAAHRANEELQQRLDEIARLRKLDGQHLQDLETANEFLQQANLEAELANKAKSEFLANMSHEIRTPMNGIIGMTILALGTELTDEQHEYLTIIKSSADSLLKIINDILDFSKVEAGKLELETIEFDLLEVVEDVVAGMAILAAERRLELIDTVAPRSPRFLVGDPNRIRQILSNLLSNAIKFTPEGEIELSVEFVQDLGDEVLLKFSVRDTGIGIPPERQKAIFESFTQADGSITRRYGGTGLGLTICRQLTHLMHGEIAYTSEVAKGSTFTVTLPLRRTASATAEIAGVIPQIQGTRVLVVDRNASSRLAVSRLLDAVGCVAHGAQATIEAISLLKKAASTGKPYQVILLDLRQTEPAPEEFVGMVLGADNLRETRIVVHTSSCRDNDRENMAALGCVEFLMKPAKQQRLLGAIAEAIGVAAPSGTRESAWTELADESAADRHVLLAEDNAVNQKVASKFLKKFGYHVTVVSDGREVLDTIFTHPFDAVLMDVHMPVLDGLEATAEIRRQETQRGSARIPIIALTATAMKGDRERCIDAGMDDYVAKPIQPDELKAVLARWVTK
- a CDS encoding ribulose-phosphate 3-epimerase — its product is MSRYLIAPSILSADFARLGEEISAVESVGADWIHVDVMDGHFVPNITIGPPVVASVRKVTRLPLDVHLMIENVDRFVPAFAEAGADWISVHVETGYHLHRTIQLIRSLGKKAGVVLNPATPVSVIEPVLRFIDYVLVMTVNPGFGGQKFIEGSLDRIREVRDRMDRAGRSILVEADGGIGPDNIGDVAAAGCDAFVAGSAIFHTQDYRATVDRMRAELARIEANEAVAPALSI
- a CDS encoding amidase, with protein sequence MHPLLELSGLELARKIRERETTSAEVVATHIDHARSVNPVINAVVADRFDAAMDEAREADRTLAKIGPERVPTYHGVPCTIKEAFRLTGMPNTSGLYRRKGIVADSDAITVKRMRGAGAIPMGVTNIPELCMWMETNNTIYGRTRNPYNAAHIVGGSSGGEGAIIGSGASPFGLGADIGGSIRMPSFFNGVFGHKCSGGLIPNIGQHPVPRGISNMYLSTGPICRRAEDLWPLVNIMKGPAPGDAWCREMPLGDPAGVDWKSLRILNVVDNSGIRVSMDLQVAQKNAVEHFRRLGATITTMRFHRMKQAFMIWSSMLAASGEDSFASSMGEGREIPRLWELMKWCVGASEHTIPAIVLAIMEIFPKFTPKRAERFIDEGRILREELEEAIGPNGLMFFPSHAYPAPKHNMPLVRPFNWVYTAVLNVMTFPVTQVPLGLNHHHLPLGMQVASVPGNDHLTVAAALELERAFGGWVPPDE
- a CDS encoding alkaline phosphatase family protein — translated: MTKRLFLLFLDGADYAFTRSFLDAGAMPNLAALARGGTIAPLATSFPAESPVAFAEVLTGCNPGKHGIFDFLHRDAATRMPAVSLFERTDEGFRNAIAAPTLCEPLARAAVRSALIRVPGAFPPPPGADLVVGGLGVPDAGGSWGLAQVFSRDGGAGDLFGTRERAWRRDGESLMLDIESPHGGIVTQRLRLAGGSWWWNTTELPFGRFGPWLAVDSSGGRGLAAAHVSGSVDDPVIALTPVWARFDDEPLGAVHPHVWARDRAARIPPTPAAGWPEPNMLHARGRVSFEAFYDLSARCAADFESMTFDVLADPAYDLVIANHELFDRTAHAGFGDTASPEVAAALAGVLVRFDAFVGAVRAHFPDADVWVASDHGFAPWRRRVNLNRWLLENGYLAADASVVDPDLASLQGGVFWAGVDWSRTRAYAMGLSKIYLNLEGREPDGIVAPGKPARELTTELIAKLTAWRDPATGAPVIRRVLESKRLYWGHAMDRAGDLVVCYEPGYRTDWVSSLGGLGTPALADNDTQWRGDHCGVDPELIPGILILPRAIDTPNPCLRDLAPSILRHFGAASVEAMDGRVLWSED
- a CDS encoding glycosyltransferase family 9 protein, which gives rise to MSFLETKTVIRFDCRHYIGEKPCRFRRLCDGCGEYSPMGARVLVIKLAAMGDVIRTTPIVEPIRARHGACHLTWVVDAITAPLLDGIDGIDRVVEMSPTNTAILAAREWDEVYCLDKEPRAIALAARIRAETKRGFTMTPWGTLGICGPEAEYALRLGLDDPLKFLENTKTYQEIIFEAVGFAFRDQPVRIGVTDVERETAAAYLASLGPGPYVGVNTGAGPVFATKRLSERQTADLMRAIHVDTGMTPIVLGGRDETERNARIVAEAAVGIDARTHHTVREFAAIVGNMRAIVCADTLAMHLAVAQGVPVVALFGPTCPQEVHLYGRGEKIVSAPWCAPCYKGRCDHHTCMNEIETDPVVAALRRWID